One window of Sphingobium sp. HWE2-09 genomic DNA carries:
- a CDS encoding alpha/beta fold hydrolase, translating to MWAPVASALANRHTAICADLRGYGESSKPLDDPGASSYAFHAMALDQPEAMQALSFDRFHLNGHDRGDRVAHRLALDHPQAASSLTVMDIAPTLAMFEGADRHLAQSYWHLFFLAQLAPFSKHLIEGDPDFFFEVCLTAWGGMALSDFDPELLDHYRRSWRDKRMIHGSCAGYRAAAIMDLEHDAADAGRMIDLPHAGALWRFTRVG from the coding sequence ATATGGGCGCCAGTAGCCTCTGCGCTAGCGAACCGTCATACTGCGATCTGCGCTGACCTTCGAGGCTATGGCGAGTCATCAAAACCTCTCGACGACCCGGGTGCTTCCAGTTATGCGTTTCACGCCATGGCCCTCGATCAGCCAGAGGCGATGCAGGCGCTGAGCTTTGACAGGTTTCACCTAAATGGTCACGATCGTGGCGACCGGGTTGCCCATAGGTTGGCGCTCGATCATCCGCAGGCGGCTTCCAGTCTGACCGTCATGGACATCGCCCCGACTCTGGCGATGTTCGAGGGCGCGGATCGCCACCTGGCTCAGTCCTATTGGCACTTGTTCTTCCTCGCGCAGCTCGCGCCGTTCTCCAAACACCTGATCGAGGGAGATCCCGACTTCTTTTTCGAAGTATGCCTGACGGCCTGGGGCGGGATGGCCCTGAGCGATTTCGATCCTGAGCTGCTGGATCATTACCGTCGCTCCTGGCGCGACAAGCGTATGATCCATGGGTCTTGCGCGGGTTATCGTGCGGCTGCTATCATGGATTTGGAGCATGATGCCGCAGATGCTGGCCGCATGATCGACTTGCCCCACGCTGGTGCTCTCTGGCGCTTCACGCGGGTTGGCTAA
- a CDS encoding AMP-binding protein: MLEKVAANYMPLSPIGFLARTAQVYPDRVAVRYGDLSVSYHELQKRCIRLASALVSAGINRGDVVSILAPNIPAHLEAHFGVPMAGAVLHSINMRLDASTVAFMLQHASSRLLIVDAEFLPLAQNALLLMEGTIELIVVEDPAVDAGIGGRRAYETLLQSGDDSFVPLGPADEWDAIALNYTSGTTGDPKGVVYHHRGAYLNAIANTLAWNLSGHPTYLWTLPMFHCNGWCFPWTITALAGTHVCLRRVDSESIVDAITRTGVTHLAGAPIILSRIVGAPDEMQRTLPSGLHMMVAGAPPTPTIIAEAERLGLTVTQTYGLTEVYGPCVVCEWKEEWDELPLPDRARLKARQGVRYQMQESLDVLDPETMTAVPADGLTMGEIMIRGNITMKGYLGNPKATAEAFSGGWFHSGDLAVKHPDGYVEIRDRSKDIIISGGENISTVEIEAVLVEHPGILEAAVVAKRDKRWGEVPCAFVTARPGIELDAEDVIALCRARLAHFKVPKFIVIADIPKTSTGKVQKFVLREKANALGV, from the coding sequence ATGCTCGAAAAAGTCGCGGCCAACTATATGCCGCTTTCGCCCATCGGATTTCTGGCGCGAACGGCGCAGGTTTATCCGGACCGGGTGGCTGTCAGATATGGCGATCTCAGCGTTAGCTATCATGAACTGCAGAAGCGCTGCATCCGCCTGGCGTCGGCGCTGGTAAGCGCCGGCATCAACCGCGGCGATGTCGTTTCAATCCTCGCGCCGAATATCCCAGCGCATCTGGAGGCGCACTTCGGCGTGCCGATGGCCGGCGCCGTGCTTCATTCCATCAACATGCGCCTCGACGCTTCGACTGTCGCCTTCATGCTTCAGCATGCATCCTCACGCCTCCTCATCGTCGACGCCGAATTCCTGCCCCTCGCCCAGAACGCTTTGCTGTTGATGGAAGGCACCATAGAGTTAATCGTCGTGGAGGATCCGGCGGTTGACGCAGGCATAGGCGGCAGGCGAGCCTATGAAACATTGCTCCAGTCGGGTGACGACAGCTTTGTCCCGCTTGGCCCGGCAGATGAATGGGACGCTATCGCGCTCAATTACACGTCGGGCACGACCGGCGATCCCAAGGGGGTGGTCTATCATCATCGCGGCGCCTACCTGAATGCGATTGCCAATACCTTAGCGTGGAACCTAAGTGGTCATCCGACATATCTCTGGACACTGCCGATGTTCCACTGCAACGGCTGGTGTTTCCCCTGGACGATCACTGCCCTGGCTGGAACCCATGTGTGCCTGCGCCGCGTGGACAGCGAGTCGATCGTCGACGCGATTACGCGGACCGGCGTCACCCATCTGGCAGGGGCACCTATCATCCTGTCGCGCATCGTAGGCGCGCCCGACGAAATGCAGCGAACCCTTCCCTCCGGCTTGCACATGATGGTGGCGGGCGCGCCGCCCACGCCGACCATCATCGCCGAAGCCGAACGCCTGGGCCTCACCGTCACGCAAACCTACGGACTGACGGAAGTCTATGGCCCTTGCGTTGTTTGCGAGTGGAAAGAAGAGTGGGACGAGCTTCCGCTACCCGACCGAGCACGTCTCAAGGCGCGACAGGGCGTTCGGTATCAGATGCAGGAGTCATTGGATGTCCTGGATCCGGAGACCATGACCGCCGTTCCGGCCGACGGTCTGACGATGGGCGAGATCATGATCCGCGGCAACATCACGATGAAGGGGTATCTCGGCAATCCGAAGGCCACGGCAGAGGCCTTCAGCGGCGGGTGGTTCCATTCCGGCGATCTCGCGGTGAAGCACCCCGATGGTTACGTCGAAATTCGTGACCGATCGAAAGACATCATCATCTCGGGCGGCGAAAATATCAGCACGGTGGAGATCGAGGCCGTTCTCGTCGAGCATCCCGGAATATTGGAGGCAGCCGTCGTCGCGAAGCGTGATAAACGCTGGGGCGAGGTACCATGCGCATTTGTCACGGCACGTCCGGGTATCGAACTGGACGCGGAAGACGTGATCGCCCTTTGTCGCGCCCGGCTGGCGCATTTCAAAGTGCCGAAATTTATCGTGATTGCTGACATTCCAAAGACATCGACCGGAAAAGTGCAGAAGTTCGTCTTGCGCGAAAAGGCCAATGCGCTTGGTGTATGA
- the ilvD gene encoding dihydroxy-acid dehydratase, with protein sequence MPQLRSRTTTHGRNMAGARGLWRATGMTDADFGKPIIAVANSFTQFVPGHIHLKDLGQLVAREIEAAGGVAKEFNTIAVDDGIAMGHNGMLYSLPSRDLIADSVEYMVNAHCADAIVCISNCDKITPGMLMAALRLNIPTVFVSGGPMEAGKVVLRGKTVALDLVDAMVSAADDSYTDAEVASIERSACPTCGSCSGMFTANSMNCLTEALGLSLPGNGSMLATHSDRGRLFREAGRLIVDLCERYYARDDDSVLPRSIATMPAFENAMALDIAMGGSTNTILHLLAAAHEAGVDFTMSDIDRLSRSVPCLCKAAPARNDIHMEDVHRAGGVLGILAELDRAGLVHRDLPTVHTATMGEAIDRWDVAGTPTAEVIEFYRAAPGGVPTQTAFSQSSRWEELDIDRANGAIRSFDHAYSRDGGLAVLYGNLAPEGCVVKTAGVDDSILHFTGAARVYESQDAAVAGILGGEIKAGDIVVIRYEGPKGGPGMQEMLYPTSYLKSKGLGAACALITDGRFSGATSGLSIGHVSPEAAEGGLIALVEHGDTIVIDVPGRRVELMVETQVLAQRQAAMAARGTKAWSPLGRKRAVSTALRAYAALTTNAARGAVRDVGQVHKAD encoded by the coding sequence ATGCCGCAGCTCCGCTCTCGTACAACCACGCACGGTCGCAACATGGCGGGCGCGCGAGGCCTATGGCGCGCGACCGGCATGACCGACGCGGATTTCGGCAAGCCCATCATCGCGGTCGCCAACAGCTTTACTCAGTTCGTGCCCGGCCACATCCATCTGAAGGATCTTGGCCAGCTCGTCGCGCGCGAGATCGAGGCGGCGGGCGGTGTGGCCAAGGAGTTCAACACTATCGCGGTCGATGATGGCATCGCCATGGGACACAATGGCATGCTATATTCACTGCCGAGCCGTGACCTGATTGCGGACAGCGTCGAATATATGGTCAACGCCCATTGTGCGGATGCGATCGTGTGCATTTCCAACTGCGACAAGATCACGCCGGGCATGCTGATGGCCGCGCTGCGGCTCAACATCCCGACGGTGTTCGTCTCGGGTGGGCCGATGGAGGCCGGCAAGGTCGTGTTGCGCGGCAAGACCGTAGCGCTCGACCTTGTCGATGCGATGGTGAGCGCCGCGGACGACAGCTACACCGATGCCGAGGTCGCGTCGATCGAGCGCAGCGCATGCCCGACCTGCGGGTCCTGCTCGGGCATGTTCACGGCCAATTCCATGAATTGCCTGACGGAGGCGCTGGGCCTTTCGCTGCCAGGCAATGGATCGATGTTGGCAACGCATTCGGATCGCGGAAGGTTATTTCGCGAGGCGGGCCGCCTGATCGTGGACCTTTGCGAGCGCTATTACGCGCGTGACGATGACAGCGTGCTTCCGCGTTCGATCGCGACAATGCCTGCCTTCGAAAATGCGATGGCGCTCGATATTGCGATGGGCGGCTCTACCAATACGATCCTTCATCTGCTAGCGGCAGCTCATGAGGCAGGCGTCGATTTCACCATGTCCGATATCGACCGCCTCTCGCGATCCGTGCCATGCCTCTGCAAGGCGGCGCCGGCGCGCAACGATATCCACATGGAGGACGTCCACCGCGCTGGCGGCGTGCTTGGCATTCTGGCCGAGCTTGACCGCGCTGGCTTGGTTCATCGCGATCTGCCGACCGTGCATACGGCCACGATGGGTGAAGCGATCGATCGATGGGATGTGGCGGGCACGCCCACAGCCGAGGTGATCGAATTCTACAGGGCGGCGCCGGGCGGCGTGCCGACGCAGACCGCGTTCAGCCAGTCGAGCCGCTGGGAAGAACTCGACATCGACCGGGCGAACGGCGCGATCCGCTCGTTCGACCATGCTTATTCGCGCGATGGCGGCCTTGCCGTCCTCTACGGCAATCTCGCGCCGGAGGGATGCGTGGTCAAGACGGCGGGCGTCGACGACAGCATCCTGCACTTCACCGGCGCCGCCCGCGTCTATGAAAGCCAGGACGCGGCGGTCGCGGGCATCCTCGGCGGAGAGATCAAGGCGGGCGACATCGTCGTCATCCGCTATGAAGGGCCAAAGGGTGGGCCAGGCATGCAGGAAATGCTGTATCCGACCAGCTATCTGAAATCGAAGGGCCTCGGTGCGGCCTGCGCGCTCATCACCGATGGCCGTTTTTCGGGGGCAACCTCGGGCCTATCGATCGGCCATGTATCGCCGGAGGCAGCCGAGGGCGGGCTTATTGCGCTGGTCGAACATGGCGATACTATCGTGATCGATGTGCCGGGTCGCCGTGTCGAA
- a CDS encoding helix-turn-helix domain-containing protein, whose protein sequence is MLSSSLSPVMPDPAEGAGFNHIALAERIAQRLGRQYPRLTDRERIVCGYTLAGYTAEGISLILGIGISTIVTYRRRAYSRLGVSNANQLIAPLLA, encoded by the coding sequence ATGCTTTCGTCCAGTTTATCACCTGTGATGCCTGATCCGGCCGAGGGTGCCGGCTTCAACCACATCGCGCTGGCAGAGCGCATCGCCCAACGGCTGGGTCGGCAATATCCGCGTCTGACCGACCGAGAACGTATCGTTTGCGGTTATACTTTGGCCGGCTACACTGCGGAGGGGATCAGCCTGATCCTGGGCATCGGGATTTCGACGATCGTGACCTACCGCCGCCGCGCCTATTCAAGGTTGGGCGTGAGCAACGCCAATCAACTGATCGCTCCGCTCCTTGCCTGA
- a CDS encoding cyclase family protein, producing MNQRHFIDISMPISNNVLTDPPIIKPTIVYSAHAEGAEQMLPFFPGLTRDDLPDREGWATETLTLSTHSGSHMDAPWHYHSTTDSGATSAPTIDEAPLDLFLKPSVKLDFRHFADGYVASANDIEIELERIGYKLQPLDIVLVNTSAGAAYGGDRYVESGCGIGREATLYLTERGVRVVGTDAWSWDAPFKYTAERFAQTGDASFIWEGHKAGRIRPYYQMEKLHNLEVLPPFGFQVACFPVKIERASAGWVRAVAIIDPAVSA from the coding sequence ATGAACCAGCGGCATTTCATCGATATCTCGATGCCGATCAGCAACAACGTTCTTACCGATCCGCCGATCATAAAGCCCACGATCGTATATTCCGCGCATGCCGAGGGCGCTGAACAAATGCTGCCCTTTTTTCCGGGGTTGACGCGGGACGACCTGCCCGACCGAGAGGGGTGGGCTACCGAGACATTGACGTTGAGCACGCACAGCGGAAGTCACATGGACGCCCCCTGGCATTATCACTCGACGACGGACAGTGGTGCGACTTCGGCGCCGACTATCGACGAGGCGCCTCTGGATCTCTTCCTGAAGCCGAGCGTGAAGCTGGACTTTCGGCATTTCGCCGATGGCTATGTCGCTTCGGCAAACGACATTGAAATCGAGCTGGAGCGGATCGGCTACAAGCTCCAGCCGCTCGACATCGTGCTGGTCAATACGTCGGCAGGGGCCGCCTACGGCGGTGATCGATATGTCGAAAGCGGATGCGGCATCGGTCGGGAAGCGACGCTTTACCTAACGGAACGCGGTGTTCGAGTCGTTGGCACCGACGCCTGGTCCTGGGACGCTCCCTTCAAATATACGGCCGAGCGTTTCGCCCAAACCGGCGATGCCTCCTTCATCTGGGAAGGACATAAAGCCGGGCGGATCCGCCCCTATTACCAGATGGAGAAACTCCACAATCTGGAGGTGCTTCCGCCTTTCGGCTTTCAGGTCGCCTGTTTCCCGGTGAAAATCGAACGGGCATCCGCCGGCTGGGTACGCGCGGTCGCGATCATCGATCCGGCGGTTTCGGCTTGA
- a CDS encoding aldo/keto reductase: MRSIGVSNFNPWHLQRIINETGVVPVINQIKCQTTFHQRDLRGFHRRLGIATEAWSPLGRSDLLARQELTASARRHGRSVAQIILRWQIQQGPIVILRTSKVERLKDNADIFDFAVDDGDMAAIAALDSADGRSARTRRP, from the coding sequence GTGCGCTCCATCGGCGTGTCGAACTTCAACCCATGGCACCTCCAGCGCATCATCAATGAAACTGGGGTCGTTCCTGTTATCAACCAGATCAAATGCCAGACGACTTTTCATCAAAGAGACTTGCGCGGTTTCCATCGGCGGCTGGGTATCGCGACCGAGGCCTGGAGTCCGCTCGGCCGGAGCGATCTGCTTGCCAGGCAAGAGTTGACCGCGAGTGCGCGCAGGCACGGCCGATCCGTGGCGCAGATCATTCTGCGCTGGCAAATCCAGCAAGGGCCGATCGTGATCCTCCGCACGTCAAAGGTGGAGCGGTTGAAGGACAATGCCGACATCTTCGATTTCGCGGTCGACGATGGGGACATGGCGGCGATCGCCGCTCTCGACAGCGCGGACGGGCGATCGGCCCGGACTCGGAGACCATGA
- a CDS encoding TetR/AcrR family transcriptional regulator yields the protein MSPPSRRRSVVPPEAQSRQDRRSDILKSAEKLFAERGFNGVSIRDIADDAGVPLALVGYYFGKKAELFATIFEHRRDYFDKRVALIGSVEFADGDGDLVEQVVRAWAEPALLAGLEEDGEAFATLVARGLWDAGIENRRAIERHFDQVAHAFLAAMTKALPHCDPGRLVWGYQYAVGSLLTHMVSSRVIDLSGGQESPGDVQRGEELIRFLANGFRALADMNAAER from the coding sequence ATGAGCCCGCCGTCGCGCAGGCGGTCGGTAGTGCCGCCCGAGGCGCAAAGCCGGCAAGATCGGCGGTCGGACATCCTCAAAAGTGCTGAAAAGCTGTTCGCCGAGCGCGGGTTCAACGGCGTGTCGATCCGCGACATCGCTGACGACGCGGGCGTTCCGCTCGCTTTGGTGGGCTATTATTTCGGCAAGAAGGCGGAGCTTTTCGCGACGATTTTCGAGCACCGCAGGGACTATTTCGACAAGCGTGTCGCCCTTATCGGCTCTGTCGAATTTGCCGACGGCGATGGCGATCTTGTCGAGCAGGTGGTGCGCGCATGGGCAGAGCCGGCGCTGCTGGCCGGACTGGAAGAAGATGGAGAAGCGTTCGCGACGCTTGTCGCGCGCGGCCTTTGGGATGCGGGTATCGAAAATCGGCGCGCGATCGAGCGCCATTTCGATCAAGTAGCCCATGCCTTTCTGGCGGCCATGACGAAGGCCCTGCCCCATTGCGATCCGGGCAGACTCGTCTGGGGGTATCAGTACGCCGTTGGTTCGCTGCTGACACATATGGTGTCGTCCCGCGTAATTGATCTGTCGGGCGGGCAGGAAAGCCCTGGCGATGTCCAGAGGGGGGAGGAACTTATCCGATTTCTCGCCAACGGTTTCCGCGCTCTGGCTGACATGAATGCCGCAGAGCGGTAG